From one Enterococcus sp. DIV2402 genomic stretch:
- a CDS encoding DNA alkylation repair protein, which yields MFEKIAEQLLEVADSKKAEKMAAYMRNQFTFLGISATNRKLICKDFYKATKGQAIDWKFVFDCWACPYRELQYVAIGYLTVLKKKLTPADISSIQQLAQTKSWWDTIDGLDKLMGEIASNYPETKAILIQWSISEDFWLRRIAIDHQLLRKHETDTELLQLILENNLNQSEFFINKAIGWSLRDYSKVNPEWVKKFINEHREGLSALSIREASKYL from the coding sequence ATGTTTGAAAAAATAGCAGAACAATTATTAGAAGTCGCTGATTCTAAAAAAGCTGAGAAAATGGCTGCATATATGCGTAATCAATTTACTTTTTTAGGGATTTCGGCGACCAATCGTAAATTAATTTGCAAAGATTTTTATAAGGCAACCAAAGGACAAGCTATTGACTGGAAGTTTGTTTTTGACTGCTGGGCCTGTCCTTATCGCGAATTGCAGTATGTTGCGATTGGTTATTTGACTGTTCTCAAGAAAAAGTTAACTCCAGCAGATATTTCGTCAATTCAACAATTAGCTCAAACTAAATCTTGGTGGGATACGATTGATGGCTTAGATAAATTAATGGGAGAAATAGCAAGCAACTATCCAGAAACCAAAGCAATTTTAATTCAATGGAGTATATCTGAAGATTTTTGGTTAAGAAGAATAGCCATTGATCATCAGTTGTTACGAAAACATGAAACAGATACAGAATTGTTGCAACTGATTTTGGAAAATAACTTGAATCAATCTGAATTTTTTATCAACAAAGCTATTGGTTGGAGTTTGCGAGATTATTCAAAAGTAAATCCTGAATGGGTGAAAAAATTCATCAACGAGCATCGTGAAGGATTATCTGCGTTAAGTATCCGAGAAGCAAGTAAATATCTTTAA
- the rsgA gene encoding ribosome small subunit-dependent GTPase A yields METNIQRGRVIAVYGNYYRLLTEKEEVLAQLSGKLFAQTKDGIGLPAVGDWVEFQLLDYQKGMIQQIEPRKSKFSRKIAGSQSDEQLIASNIDYLFVVTSLNDEFNLRRLERYFAAKQTNVEIVVVLTKADCCSNLDYYLVPLYELTTNIIVTGFGTNEGIKKIADYLKFGKTGAFVGSSGVGKSTLVNRLLQTEKMLVADIRLEDSKGRHTTTHRELISLPTGGYIIDTPGMREFQLFENSELDSTFQDIIELSATCRFNDCRHESENGCAVKAAIQSGELAESRLLNYVKLQRELAFQERRRKQKERLKNKRKNTR; encoded by the coding sequence ATGGAAACTAACATACAACGTGGTCGCGTAATAGCTGTCTATGGCAATTATTATCGATTACTTACAGAAAAAGAAGAAGTGTTGGCACAACTGTCAGGGAAATTGTTTGCACAAACAAAAGATGGAATAGGTTTACCAGCAGTCGGTGATTGGGTTGAATTTCAATTGCTAGATTATCAAAAAGGAATGATTCAGCAAATAGAACCACGAAAATCAAAATTTTCTAGAAAGATTGCGGGGAGTCAATCTGATGAGCAACTAATCGCAAGTAATATTGATTATTTATTTGTTGTGACCAGCTTGAATGATGAGTTTAATTTACGACGATTAGAACGTTATTTCGCAGCTAAACAAACGAATGTTGAAATAGTTGTCGTATTAACGAAAGCCGATTGTTGTTCTAATTTGGATTATTATTTAGTTCCATTGTATGAACTAACAACAAATATTATCGTTACGGGATTTGGTACGAATGAAGGGATTAAAAAGATTGCGGATTACCTAAAGTTTGGAAAAACTGGAGCGTTTGTTGGTTCATCTGGTGTTGGAAAATCAACTTTAGTGAATCGACTACTGCAGACAGAAAAAATGCTTGTTGCAGATATTCGATTAGAGGATAGTAAAGGACGACATACTACCACACATCGAGAATTAATTTCTTTACCAACGGGTGGTTATATCATCGATACTCCTGGAATGAGAGAATTCCAATTGTTTGAAAACAGTGAATTAGATAGCACCTTTCAAGATATTATTGAACTTTCGGCTACTTGTCGATTTAATGATTGTCGTCACGAATCAGAAAATGGCTGTGCCGTAAAAGCTGCGATTCAATCTGGGGAATTAGCAGAATCTCGGTTGTTGAATTATGTAAAATTACAACGCGAACTTGCATTTCAAGAAAGACGTCGGAAACAAAAAGAACGATTAAAAAATAAACGAAAAAATACCCGCTAA
- a CDS encoding FAD-dependent oxidoreductase: protein MVIIGGSHAGIAAARHLKKIDETVEVVIIERSNVLGYIGSSLNLYLEGFIDKLEDARTVTPSQLLVEQINVLINSRVVAIDEKNKSVDFTTDNGNIHLTDTVTYDYLVLAMGSSQYHTDFSSETEATMTNFKTLMQSKTALDTLMDAKKVAIIGAGLIGFELAESLSKYNKEIYLIDRMDSVLFRYFDEEITHELLQKLPENVHILLNSDVREITMTEDQAVTGVILANGQTVDVEAAVYAINPRPNVELVTDILDINMDGTIDTNEFLETSDPFIYAVGDLVSVYFNHSAMPIYIPLVTNAYRTGMIAASNILLEEKIPFPKVQRTIVSQLFDTYLASCGINEEEAPYYGLDVASVTKTFTKEALFQLDDCFELTIKLVYDVETKQLMGGQLMTNSKRTLEIINTLSTLVTMETTLNQLVTMDFYFNPKLSTPLHFLNDLALEGVIKR, encoded by the coding sequence GTGGTAATTATTGGCGGTTCGCATGCAGGAATTGCTGCAGCGAGACACTTGAAAAAAATTGATGAAACGGTTGAAGTGGTTATTATCGAGCGTTCCAATGTGTTAGGGTACATTGGCAGTAGTCTAAACCTTTATTTAGAAGGATTTATTGATAAGCTAGAAGATGCACGGACAGTTACGCCAAGTCAATTATTGGTAGAACAAATTAACGTATTAATTAATAGTCGCGTGGTTGCTATTGATGAAAAAAACAAATCAGTCGATTTTACGACAGATAATGGCAATATTCATTTAACGGATACAGTAACTTATGATTATTTGGTTTTAGCGATGGGCTCTAGTCAATATCATACCGATTTTTCATCGGAAACAGAAGCAACAATGACGAATTTTAAGACATTAATGCAATCAAAAACAGCCTTAGACACCTTAATGGATGCTAAAAAAGTTGCGATTATTGGTGCAGGGTTAATCGGGTTTGAATTGGCTGAATCATTAAGTAAATACAATAAAGAAATTTATTTAATTGATCGGATGGATAGCGTATTATTTCGCTATTTTGATGAAGAAATTACGCATGAATTATTGCAGAAACTTCCTGAAAATGTTCATATTTTATTAAATAGTGATGTTCGGGAAATTACAATGACAGAAGATCAAGCGGTCACTGGAGTCATCTTAGCAAATGGACAAACAGTTGATGTTGAAGCAGCAGTTTATGCGATTAATCCTCGTCCAAATGTTGAATTAGTAACAGATATTTTAGATATTAATATGGATGGTACGATAGACACCAATGAATTTTTAGAAACATCTGATCCTTTCATCTATGCAGTCGGCGATTTAGTTTCGGTTTACTTCAATCATTCAGCTATGCCTATTTATATCCCGTTAGTTACGAATGCTTATCGTACAGGGATGATTGCAGCATCAAATATTTTATTAGAAGAAAAAATTCCTTTTCCAAAAGTACAACGAACGATTGTCAGTCAATTATTTGATACGTATTTGGCAAGTTGTGGCATTAATGAAGAAGAAGCACCTTATTATGGACTAGATGTTGCGTCAGTTACGAAAACATTCACTAAGGAAGCTTTATTTCAACTAGATGACTGTTTTGAATTAACGATTAAACTTGTCTATGACGTGGAAACAAAACAATTAATGGGCGGACAATTGATGACAAACTCTAAACGAACATTAGAAATTATTAATACCTTGTCAACCTTAGTTACGATGGAAACAACATTGAATCAGTTGGTAACGATGGACTTTTATTTTAATCCCAAACTATCGACACCATTACATTTTCTAAATGATTTAGCTTTAGAAGGAGTCATAAAACGTTAA
- a CDS encoding helix-turn-helix domain-containing protein — MKLTELMDKHQQVQMTIFQRIIKSDGAVRIKDLEQELDVSVPTLQKEIRSLETALELFDEESKLVRLDNEYLSVQLANEFSVKKFVYSYLEQALDYQILLFVFQHKKVSITKMALDLQVSEASLFRRLKSINQQLEEFEIQFRNKKMVGDELQIRVFYYYFFWSSIPFTQLQKKFRNPTIQNLIQVIEKHFHLAFTKEQYWKLLVWLGIMHSRFDYRGEQKHRLDKETIHAIEQDVFYQELKNILARYLSRFAFQGSDEESIYLYFFILSEDLLPSDKKWLTQSPFIAKFLALNKKIYQEIVEDSDVSSFDVFLLELHVKIAFSKGWIDTEENDLLLLSDYDATKMSACMSIIEDELSKDISNSQWRMLDQAYGLVVDIYQRRQQKELLVGIAVDDSLQSEEIYQFIQQHLASVPSVRVKKAKQRVYSLLIASEYTDVSQYTYEELYLFSGRVSLFEVNRLKQAIQELL; from the coding sequence ATGAAATTAACTGAGTTGATGGATAAACATCAACAAGTACAAATGACAATTTTTCAACGGATAATAAAAAGTGATGGTGCAGTACGAATCAAGGATTTAGAACAAGAATTAGACGTTTCTGTGCCAACATTACAAAAAGAAATTCGATCACTAGAAACAGCCTTAGAATTATTCGATGAAGAATCGAAACTCGTGAGATTAGATAATGAATATTTAAGTGTGCAATTAGCCAATGAATTTTCTGTAAAAAAATTCGTTTATTCTTATTTAGAACAAGCTTTAGATTATCAAATTCTATTATTTGTTTTTCAACATAAAAAAGTGTCTATCACTAAAATGGCACTTGATTTACAAGTAAGTGAAGCTTCTTTATTTCGAAGGTTGAAATCAATCAATCAGCAGTTAGAGGAGTTTGAGATTCAATTTCGTAATAAGAAAATGGTTGGCGATGAGCTTCAAATTCGTGTGTTTTATTATTACTTTTTTTGGTCGAGTATACCTTTTACGCAATTGCAAAAAAAGTTTCGTAATCCTACCATCCAGAATTTGATACAAGTTATTGAAAAGCATTTCCATTTGGCTTTCACAAAAGAGCAATATTGGAAATTGTTGGTATGGCTAGGAATTATGCATAGTCGCTTTGATTATCGTGGAGAACAGAAGCACCGCTTAGATAAGGAAACTATTCATGCGATTGAACAAGATGTGTTTTATCAAGAATTAAAAAATATCTTAGCTCGTTATTTGAGTCGTTTTGCCTTCCAGGGATCAGATGAAGAATCAATCTATTTGTATTTTTTCATTTTATCAGAAGATTTACTGCCTTCAGATAAAAAATGGTTAACACAATCACCATTTATTGCTAAATTTTTAGCATTAAATAAAAAAATCTATCAAGAAATAGTTGAAGATAGCGATGTGTCTTCCTTTGATGTCTTTTTACTTGAGCTGCATGTTAAGATAGCTTTTTCAAAAGGATGGATCGACACTGAAGAAAACGATTTATTATTATTATCTGATTATGATGCAACCAAAATGTCTGCCTGTATGTCGATTATTGAGGACGAATTATCAAAAGATATTTCAAATTCGCAGTGGCGCATGTTAGATCAAGCATATGGATTGGTAGTAGACATTTATCAGAGAAGACAACAAAAAGAATTACTTGTTGGTATTGCTGTGGATGATTCATTACAATCAGAAGAAATCTATCAATTTATTCAACAGCATTTAGCAAGTGTACCCTCTGTAAGAGTGAAAAAAGCGAAACAGCGCGTATATTCGTTACTGATTGCTTCAGAGTATACGGACGTCTCACAATATACGTATGAAGAACTGTACCTTTTTAGTGGACGAGTTTCTTTATTTGAAGTTAATCGATTAAAACAAGCGATTCAAGAATTGCTATGA
- a CDS encoding thermonuclease family protein yields the protein MKKKITSFLTVLIVVIVGVWQWLNPSEFLETNEPKQEQTTTTTTIAEETVQAIDEIDLENPPRFEKISVSSLRSVDGDTFAFYTKDGVEHKLRLLMVDTPESVKKDTAVQPYGKEASEFTKEQLVNNDISLVFDKGEVVDNYGRFLAYVYVGENSLQELLLENGLGIVRYVNAGGDSFVNELLSAQQKAQEEKRGVWSKENYVAQMKNGYYRYNEVE from the coding sequence ATGAAGAAAAAAATAACCAGCTTTTTAACCGTACTCATTGTAGTAATTGTCGGAGTATGGCAATGGTTAAATCCAAGTGAATTTTTGGAAACAAACGAGCCCAAACAAGAACAAACAACCACAACTACTACAATTGCTGAAGAAACTGTTCAGGCGATTGACGAGATTGATTTAGAAAACCCACCACGATTTGAAAAAATCAGTGTGTCATCTTTACGTAGTGTGGATGGGGATACTTTTGCTTTTTATACAAAAGATGGTGTGGAACACAAATTACGCTTATTAATGGTTGATACACCTGAAAGTGTCAAAAAAGATACAGCGGTGCAACCTTATGGCAAGGAAGCAAGTGAGTTTACTAAAGAACAATTAGTAAATAACGATATTTCTCTTGTTTTTGACAAGGGAGAAGTCGTGGATAATTATGGACGATTTTTAGCTTATGTATATGTCGGAGAAAATTCATTGCAAGAGCTTTTATTAGAAAATGGACTAGGGATTGTTCGTTATGTTAATGCAGGTGGCGATAGTTTCGTAAATGAATTGTTATCAGCTCAGCAAAAAGCACAAGAAGAAAAACGAGGTGTTTGGAGCAAAGAGAATTATGTGGCGCAAATGAAAAACGGTTACTATCGTTACAATGAAGTTGAATAG
- a CDS encoding class I SAM-dependent methyltransferase, translated as MRNLEEARLFWDDFAEEYAEIQEESQVSIQRDVSSFLLAKKILPTHTFLDLAGGVGKYIPEIIEHVEQYTLVDFSEKMLEITKSKYNYPNLCLLHDDQESFLKQTPKQSYDLVFSAMNPALTTPNELKEMIRIANKYVCLLRVIEEKDTMFSLLETPDEEWQWMEMYKTWLSKPHCTQTFTYTSKEKISKEFFVDYFSIDFPIAKIQTLADDLFKETTEKINETTITFELLIIEI; from the coding sequence ATGAGAAATTTAGAAGAGGCGCGTCTATTTTGGGATGATTTTGCAGAAGAATACGCTGAGATTCAAGAGGAATCGCAAGTGAGCATTCAAAGAGATGTGTCGAGTTTTTTATTAGCCAAAAAAATATTGCCTACGCATACTTTTTTGGATTTGGCGGGTGGGGTAGGCAAATATATTCCAGAAATAATTGAACATGTGGAGCAATATACACTAGTAGACTTTTCTGAAAAAATGCTAGAAATTACAAAAAGTAAATACAACTATCCTAATCTATGTCTTCTTCATGATGATCAAGAATCATTTTTGAAGCAAACCCCAAAACAGAGTTATGATCTTGTCTTTTCTGCAATGAATCCGGCTCTTACCACGCCAAATGAACTTAAAGAAATGATACGTATAGCAAATAAGTATGTTTGTCTTCTACGCGTGATTGAAGAAAAGGATACTATGTTTTCTTTATTGGAAACTCCTGATGAAGAATGGCAATGGATGGAAATGTACAAAACTTGGTTAAGTAAACCACATTGTACCCAGACGTTCACTTATACGTCGAAAGAAAAAATTTCGAAAGAATTTTTTGTAGATTACTTTTCTATTGATTTTCCAATTGCAAAAATTCAAACCTTAGCCGATGACTTATTTAAAGAAACAACAGAAAAAATCAATGAGACAACAATTACTTTTGAGTTGTTGATAATCGAAATATAA
- a CDS encoding viral A-type inclusion protein, with amino-acid sequence MSEEVLEETDHRETSNKYQDFNKVKKVASKNIVSMLKDLHDFEAAIETENIPEIYRIYKGKLHKELKETSNQNHEIDELLSTKLHDKFVERFPFMEYVEKISPTIYYYKIGTYYRERATIGFDASIPEIFVLPKIDDEWQHYRPDNRELLEVIEKQIDNLDAKIIAAEEELKNLEKEAQDLSAKKEELSNSKSFFNRAKTEEEVEQLNKQIAEINKKKTEWLPFIQNKNKSNQQKEQLMRTYEETRLKRAVVTKEYRFINQYFGSMKEMNEQIQQFLADYLSPKKGELDK; translated from the coding sequence ATGTCTGAGGAAGTACTAGAAGAAACAGATCATCGAGAAACTTCTAATAAGTACCAAGACTTTAATAAAGTTAAAAAAGTTGCTTCGAAGAATATTGTTTCTATGCTAAAAGATTTACATGATTTTGAAGCAGCGATTGAGACTGAAAATATTCCTGAGATTTATCGGATTTATAAAGGGAAATTGCATAAAGAATTAAAAGAAACTTCAAATCAAAATCACGAAATTGATGAACTTTTATCTACGAAGCTACATGATAAGTTTGTTGAGCGTTTTCCATTTATGGAATATGTTGAAAAGATTTCGCCGACTATTTATTATTATAAAATCGGGACGTACTACCGTGAACGAGCAACAATTGGTTTTGATGCGAGTATTCCAGAAATTTTTGTGTTACCAAAAATTGATGATGAGTGGCAACATTATCGTCCCGACAATCGAGAATTATTAGAAGTGATTGAAAAACAAATTGATAACTTGGATGCTAAGATTATTGCAGCGGAAGAAGAGCTTAAAAATTTAGAAAAAGAAGCGCAAGATTTATCTGCTAAAAAAGAAGAACTTTCTAACAGTAAAAGCTTTTTCAATCGTGCAAAAACCGAAGAAGAAGTGGAACAGTTAAACAAACAAATTGCCGAAATTAATAAGAAAAAAACGGAATGGCTACCATTTATTCAAAATAAAAATAAATCCAATCAACAAAAAGAACAACTAATGCGTACTTACGAGGAAACTCGCTTAAAACGCGCAGTTGTGACTAAAGAGTATCGTTTTATTAATCAGTATTTTGGTTCAATGAAAGAAATGAATGAGCAAATTCAGCAATTTCTTGCCGATTATTTATCACCTAAGAAAGGAGAGCTAGATAAATGA
- a CDS encoding glucosaminidase domain-containing protein has translation MKNNLKLKRALAAFSIALLLMSNTAPVLSDVTATISSSEQPSSTETSSMEEINDTSIEETTNILESSESIVESEETTSSSSFEGSTSEESTTTEESTTETSSENEIEQPETTESSIPEVPEETTTPTQESKEPDSSSQTTSSETTESSTSESSSNSNNSGNSSKENSGNKKPKVPTSDKKQPNRQKTQQQNNQQPKESTPTTQEQKNQVTNNVVQSNPVTPNTPLFIGPSTSGSETSLDNRLVTTDISSSDLNGYELPLLDSFKDQRSAALVVEALSQLQAEYKQDAKGPDAFDNLHLPIYIYDKVFGQKLGNSYEDIRHSGTEIAVKDAVPGDIFLWETNKKVTQVAIYLGQDRFIMADEEFSKKQIALHSDEDAKEEKTEKDANDKKEEKKAEKEIIPGVGVFKLQTEEEKESATVGQSANIYKEQPTTAIHFSENNRLTDHGKELIKGYAASFDFRANAATQRFIESIGESARELGLKYDVFASVMIAQAILESGSGTSGLSTSPYYNLFGVKGSHNGSSVTLATNEDNGSGQLYQINSAFRVYPSYKESLEDYVQLLRGGISGNTSFYKKVWRSEAKNYLQATTELTGKYATDTFYNNKLNSIIAVYNLTQYDEAKTSMDLNFSNATIQDFSGIPESYRHLVKYPKYNGVNYNTSGSYGSDQCTWYAFNRVHQLGGTVGDYMGNGADWGTTGQRTGYKVSSTPKAGDVISFKQGVAGYHPLYGHVAFVEAVGEDSILISEGDISYLNYRIIPNEIALSSGVSYITPK, from the coding sequence ATGAAAAATAATTTGAAATTAAAACGTGCTTTAGCTGCGTTCAGTATTGCGCTTCTTTTGATGTCTAACACTGCGCCAGTTTTGTCTGACGTCACAGCAACAATCAGCAGTAGTGAGCAACCTTCTAGTACTGAGACAAGCTCAATGGAAGAAATAAACGATACAAGTATAGAAGAAACTACTAATATATTAGAATCTTCAGAATCAATAGTTGAATCTGAAGAGACAACTAGTTCTAGTTCTTTTGAAGGATCGACCTCTGAGGAAAGTACAACAACAGAAGAATCCACAACTGAAACAAGTTCTGAAAATGAGATAGAACAACCTGAAACTACGGAATCATCTATACCTGAAGTTCCAGAAGAAACAACAACACCAACTCAAGAATCAAAAGAACCTGATTCAAGTAGCCAAACAACTTCTTCAGAAACAACAGAGTCAAGTACATCAGAATCAAGTTCTAACAGCAATAATAGCGGAAATAGTAGTAAAGAAAATAGCGGAAATAAAAAACCTAAAGTACCAACAAGCGATAAGAAGCAACCGAATAGACAAAAAACACAACAACAAAATAACCAACAACCAAAAGAATCAACACCAACTACGCAAGAACAAAAAAATCAGGTGACAAATAATGTTGTCCAATCTAATCCAGTTACACCTAATACGCCATTATTTATTGGACCAAGTACTTCTGGTTCTGAAACTTCTTTAGATAATCGATTAGTAACAACAGACATTTCGTCTTCTGATTTAAATGGTTATGAGTTACCGTTATTAGATTCATTCAAAGATCAACGTTCTGCCGCTCTAGTTGTTGAAGCGTTATCACAATTACAAGCAGAATATAAGCAGGATGCAAAAGGACCAGATGCTTTTGACAATCTTCATTTACCAATTTATATTTATGATAAAGTATTCGGTCAAAAATTAGGAAATAGCTACGAAGATATTCGTCATTCAGGAACCGAAATTGCTGTTAAGGACGCGGTACCAGGTGATATTTTCTTGTGGGAAACAAATAAAAAAGTCACTCAAGTAGCGATTTATCTTGGTCAAGACCGTTTTATTATGGCTGATGAAGAGTTCAGTAAGAAACAAATAGCCTTACATTCTGATGAGGATGCAAAAGAGGAAAAAACTGAAAAAGATGCCAACGATAAAAAAGAAGAGAAAAAAGCTGAAAAAGAAATTATTCCAGGCGTAGGAGTCTTTAAACTCCAAACAGAAGAAGAAAAGGAATCAGCGACTGTTGGCCAATCTGCTAATATTTATAAAGAACAACCAACAACAGCAATTCATTTTTCTGAAAATAATCGGCTAACTGACCATGGAAAAGAGTTGATTAAAGGTTACGCGGCTTCTTTTGACTTTAGAGCAAATGCAGCAACGCAACGTTTTATTGAATCAATTGGTGAATCAGCTCGAGAATTGGGATTGAAATACGATGTGTTTGCTTCAGTTATGATTGCCCAAGCAATTTTAGAAAGTGGTTCAGGAACAAGTGGTTTATCAACGAGCCCTTATTATAATTTATTTGGAGTCAAAGGTAGCCACAATGGTTCATCAGTTACTCTTGCAACAAATGAAGATAACGGTAGTGGTCAATTATACCAAATCAATTCGGCATTCCGTGTGTATCCGAGCTATAAAGAATCCTTGGAAGATTACGTACAGTTGCTTCGAGGTGGAATTAGTGGGAACACTTCTTTCTACAAAAAAGTTTGGCGTTCGGAAGCCAAAAATTATTTACAAGCGACAACTGAATTAACAGGAAAATATGCGACAGATACATTTTATAATAATAAATTAAATTCAATTATTGCTGTGTATAATTTAACCCAATACGATGAAGCAAAAACATCGATGGATTTAAACTTTAGTAATGCGACTATTCAAGATTTTTCTGGCATACCAGAATCTTATCGTCATTTAGTAAAATATCCTAAGTATAATGGAGTCAATTACAATACATCGGGTTCATACGGCTCTGATCAATGTACTTGGTACGCCTTTAATCGTGTACATCAATTAGGTGGGACTGTCGGCGATTATATGGGAAATGGTGCTGATTGGGGAACTACTGGACAAAGAACAGGATACAAGGTTTCTTCAACACCAAAAGCTGGTGATGTAATTAGCTTTAAACAAGGAGTGGCAGGGTATCATCCATTATATGGACATGTTGCCTTCGTAGAAGCGGTTGGAGAAGATAGTATTTTAATTTCTGAAGGAGACATTTCGTACTTAAATTATCGTATCATTCCAAATGAAATTGCACTATCTAGTGGTGTAAGTTATATTACGCCTAAATAG
- a CDS encoding GNAT family N-acetyltransferase, which produces MKFRQATLEDLPALMEIVQDAIQILCQQGSPQWQNGYGPNEEKLRNDIEAKVMFVLEDVSILAMGALIPGVDPVYTAIQDGQWEGHASYLSIHRIAVAKQSSGKGLAKSLLIHLVNEGHKQGVRDVRIDTHELNIGMQRAILATGFHYRGIVYFPIPDGKRYAYQKLG; this is translated from the coding sequence ATGAAATTTAGACAGGCAACGTTAGAAGATCTTCCTGCGTTAATGGAAATTGTTCAAGATGCCATCCAAATTCTTTGCCAGCAAGGCTCTCCTCAATGGCAAAATGGCTATGGACCCAATGAAGAAAAATTGCGCAATGATATTGAAGCAAAGGTAATGTTTGTTTTAGAAGACGTATCTATTTTAGCCATGGGAGCTTTAATTCCAGGTGTTGATCCAGTTTACACTGCGATTCAAGATGGTCAGTGGGAAGGCCATGCTTCTTACCTCTCCATCCATCGTATCGCTGTAGCTAAACAGTCATCCGGAAAAGGCTTAGCAAAGTCATTGCTGATCCACTTAGTCAATGAGGGACATAAGCAAGGAGTTCGTGATGTGCGAATTGACACACATGAGTTGAACATTGGCATGCAGAGAGCAATTTTAGCAACTGGTTTTCATTATCGAGGAATTGTTTATTTCCCTATTCCAGATGGAAAAAGATACGCATATCAAAAATTGGGATAA
- a CDS encoding dihydroorotate oxidase gives MLQTNFVDYNFENPLMNASGIHCMTVEELDELAHSTAGAFITKSSTLQLREGNPSPRYYDVPLGSINSMGLPNLGLQYYLDYAIDRQDRFDTPIFFSIAGMSVAENIEMLEIIQASDFNGITELNLSCPNVPGKPQVAYDFPLTEEILTKVFSFFTKPLGVKLPPYFDLAHFDEMATILNKFPLTYVNSINSIGNGLYIDTENESVVIKPKDGFGGIGGEYVKPTALANVRAFYTRLNPSIKIIGTGGIRTGQDAFEHLLCGATMLQIGTELHKEGTAIFDRITKELEEIMQAKGYTTIDEFRGKLKSITD, from the coding sequence ATGTTACAAACAAACTTTGTTGATTATAATTTTGAAAATCCGTTGATGAATGCGTCAGGTATTCATTGTATGACAGTTGAAGAATTGGATGAATTAGCTCATTCTACTGCGGGTGCTTTTATTACTAAAAGTTCAACACTACAATTACGCGAAGGAAATCCTTCTCCACGTTATTATGATGTTCCATTAGGCAGTATCAATTCTATGGGGTTGCCTAATTTAGGCTTACAATATTATTTAGACTACGCAATAGATCGTCAAGATAGATTTGATACACCAATATTCTTTTCAATTGCTGGAATGAGTGTTGCTGAAAATATTGAGATGTTAGAAATCATCCAAGCAAGTGATTTTAATGGCATAACAGAATTGAACCTCTCTTGTCCAAATGTACCAGGCAAACCACAAGTAGCATACGATTTCCCATTAACAGAAGAAATTTTAACAAAAGTTTTTTCTTTCTTCACAAAACCTTTAGGGGTAAAATTACCGCCATATTTTGATTTGGCCCATTTTGATGAAATGGCGACAATTTTAAATAAGTTTCCTCTAACTTATGTTAATTCAATTAATTCTATTGGAAATGGTTTATATATAGATACAGAAAATGAATCAGTAGTGATTAAACCTAAAGATGGTTTTGGAGGAATTGGTGGAGAGTATGTTAAACCAACTGCTTTAGCAAATGTGCGTGCTTTTTATACACGCTTAAATCCAAGTATTAAAATTATTGGTACTGGTGGGATTCGTACAGGTCAAGATGCATTTGAACATTTGTTGTGTGGTGCAACAATGTTACAAATTGGTACTGAATTGCATAAAGAAGGAACAGCAATTTTTGATCGAATTACTAAAGAACTAGAAGAAATTATGCAAGCAAAAGGATATACAACCATCGATGAATTTCGAGGTAAGTTAAAATCTATTACTGACTAA